The following are from one region of the Myotis daubentonii chromosome 2, mMyoDau2.1, whole genome shotgun sequence genome:
- the LOC132226548 gene encoding olfactory receptor 6C2-like — MKNQTTVTTFILLGLTDDTPLKILLFIFLFLSYMLSISGNLTIITLTLIDSHLKTPMYLFLQNFSFLEISFTTACVPRFLYSILSGDKSITYNACASQLLFTDLFAVTEFFLLAAMSYDRYVAICKPLHYTTIMNSRVCKNIIFSCWVAALMIILPPMSLGLGLEFCDSNVIDHFCCDASPLLKISCSDTWLIEQMVIVCAVLTFIMTLICVVLSYIYIIRTILRFPSAQQRKKAFSTCSSHMIVVSITYGSCIFIYVKPSANDEVAINKGISLLITSISPMLNPFIYTLRNKQVKQAFHYSIKKIAFLLKTQRKKDSVNPIKRKDN; from the coding sequence ATGAAAAACCAAACTACAGTAACAACCTTCATCTTGCTGGGACTGACCGATGATACTCCACTGAAAATATTGCtgtttatctttctatttctttcctacATGTTGAGTATATCTGGAAACCTAACCATCATCACCCTCACTCTGATTGATTCCCACCTAAAAACACCGATGTATCTGTTCCTTCAAAATTTCTCCTTCTTAGAAATTTCTTTCACAACTGCCTGTGTTCCCAGATTCCTATATAGCATATTATCTGGGGACAAGTCCATTACCTATAACGCTTGTGCCAGTCAACTCTTGTTTACAGACCTCTTTGCAGTAACGGAATTTTTTCTTCTGGCTGCCATGTCCTATGATCGCTACGTGGCCATCTGCAAACCCCTGCATTACACCACCATCATGAACAGCAGAGTCTGCAAGAACATCATTTTCTCCTGTTGGGTAGCAGCACTGATGATCATTCTGCCACCAATGAGTCTGGGTTTGGGCCTGGAATTCTGTGATTCAAACGTCATTGATCATTTTTGCTGTGATGCATCTCCTCTCCTGAAGATCTCTTGCTCAGACACCTGGTTGATAGAACAGATGGTTATCGTGTGTGCTGTGTTGACATTCATCATGACCCTCATATGTGTGGTTCTTTCCTACATTTATATCATCAGGACTATTCTAAGGTTTCCCTCTGCCCAGCAACGGAAAAAGGCCTTTTCCACGTGTTCTTCCCACATGATTGTGGTTTCCATTACTTATGGAAGCTGCATCTTCATTTATGTCAAACCTTCAGCCAATGATGAGGTAGCTATAAATAAAGGGATTTCACTCCTTATTACGTCCATTTCACCCATGTTGAACCCCTTTATTTACACACTGAGAAACAAGCAAGTAAAACAAGCTTTCCATTACTCAATTAAAAAGATTGCATTTCTCTTAAAGACACAGAGGAAAAAGGACTCAGTGAATCCAATTAAAAGGAAGGATAACTAG